Proteins found in one Subtercola endophyticus genomic segment:
- a CDS encoding DUF4194 domain-containing protein: MATLWPDDAGTLDENSRRALVELIKGPYLSGRTSTQLWSALLADESAIRSRLNDLFLDVVIDRVGEFAFVKNIHSDEIATPRTVRSQNLTFIDTAMLLVLRQILLAGQSDARVIVGRDDVFERLRVYRTNDRDELDFERRLNAAWVKMRNKLRIIHSTGNRGDEEDRVEISPVLRLIVDADQVRQISAEYRRIAASDITVSELFSDELSDDDLLEDSA, encoded by the coding sequence ATGGCGACTCTCTGGCCAGACGATGCGGGGACTCTCGACGAGAACTCGAGGCGCGCCTTGGTCGAACTCATCAAGGGGCCCTACTTGTCGGGGCGAACATCCACTCAGCTGTGGTCGGCGTTGCTGGCTGACGAGAGCGCCATTCGATCGCGCCTCAATGACTTATTCCTCGACGTGGTCATCGACCGCGTCGGAGAATTCGCCTTCGTCAAGAACATCCACTCCGATGAAATCGCGACGCCACGAACGGTTCGCTCCCAGAATCTCACCTTCATCGATACGGCAATGTTGCTGGTTCTGCGACAGATTCTTCTCGCAGGCCAATCGGATGCCCGGGTCATCGTCGGTCGTGATGACGTATTCGAGCGGCTCCGCGTCTATCGCACCAACGACCGCGACGAGCTGGATTTCGAGCGGCGACTCAACGCAGCCTGGGTCAAGATGCGCAACAAACTGCGCATCATCCATTCGACCGGCAACAGAGGTGACGAAGAGGATCGCGTCGAGATCTCGCCCGTTCTGCGACTGATCGTCGATGCCGATCAGGTGCGGCAGATCAGCGCGGAGTATCGCCGCATCGCCGCTAGCGATATCACGGTATCTGAGTTATTCTCAGATGAGCTGTCTGACGACGACCTCCTGGAGGATTCCGCGTGA
- a CDS encoding type II toxin-antitoxin system HicB family antitoxin, which translates to MSNVNHYTYRVVWSAADDEYVGQVVEFPSLSWLAATPVEAFEGIHRVVAGVIDDMAANGEIVPSPFSERQYSGEFKVRIPPELHRALVIQAAEEQVSLNRLVSSRLAS; encoded by the coding sequence ATGAGCAACGTAAACCACTACACCTATCGAGTCGTATGGTCGGCTGCTGATGACGAGTATGTCGGCCAAGTCGTCGAGTTCCCCTCTCTGTCGTGGCTGGCCGCTACACCCGTTGAAGCGTTTGAAGGCATCCATAGGGTCGTGGCTGGCGTGATCGATGACATGGCGGCGAACGGTGAAATCGTTCCAAGCCCGTTCTCGGAGCGTCAATACAGCGGTGAGTTTAAAGTGCGTATTCCCCCCGAGCTCCACCGAGCACTCGTTATTCAGGCCGCCGAGGAGCAGGTCAGCCTGAATAGACTCGTCAGTTCGCGGCTGGCGTCCTAG
- a CDS encoding type II toxin-antitoxin system VapC family toxin has protein sequence MRLLLDTHTSYWAVSEPSRIPAAAVDLIEQPQNELLVSAITPWELGIKFRKGKFPEAGPFLAAFPRHMGTLGAIELPISSEHALIAAQIDWTHRDPFDRMLAAQAILENAVLITADTVFASLGGLRVSWS, from the coding sequence ATGCGACTGCTTCTCGATACCCACACCTCCTATTGGGCGGTCAGTGAGCCTAGCCGCATTCCAGCGGCTGCAGTCGACCTCATCGAGCAACCGCAGAACGAGCTGCTCGTCTCGGCAATCACTCCGTGGGAGCTCGGTATCAAGTTTCGTAAAGGCAAATTCCCTGAGGCGGGGCCATTCCTTGCCGCGTTCCCGCGACACATGGGCACTCTCGGCGCCATCGAGCTACCGATTTCAAGCGAGCATGCCCTCATCGCGGCGCAGATCGATTGGACGCACCGCGATCCGTTCGATCGGATGCTCGCGGCTCAGGCGATTCTCGAGAACGCCGTTCTGATCACAGCGGACACCGTATTTGCATCACTCGGAGGTCTTCGTGTCAGCTGGAGTTAA
- a CDS encoding DUF4349 domain-containing protein → MKRKNLVIIGVAAVLMLTGCSAGSSSNSSSSSEGSGAVGSAQAPAGVANGGAADAAGAGSAAADALLPDTQVVTTGSLALTADDPSAVADQAVALTEAAGGHVDNRTQQSASDRNDARADLVLRVPSAKVSSTIDSLKKLATVESVSISATDVTSQVQDVDARITALQTSVSRLLDLMSKATNTTDLIALESTLSSRQADLDSLVAQKAAITDQVQYSSLTVGISSTQAAATVAPSDFWSGLGIGWTSVVAALSGALVALGVALPWLVIVAVIALIVIVIARFAGRKARHENPSTGA, encoded by the coding sequence ATGAAGCGAAAAAATCTCGTCATCATCGGTGTCGCAGCCGTTCTCATGCTCACCGGATGCTCGGCGGGCTCCTCATCGAACTCATCGAGCAGCTCAGAGGGCTCTGGTGCCGTGGGTTCCGCGCAAGCCCCTGCTGGGGTCGCCAACGGAGGCGCCGCGGATGCGGCAGGCGCCGGTTCCGCCGCGGCCGACGCGTTGTTGCCTGACACGCAGGTCGTGACGACGGGCTCGCTCGCATTGACGGCGGATGATCCATCCGCCGTCGCCGACCAAGCGGTAGCTCTTACCGAGGCCGCCGGCGGGCACGTCGACAACCGCACTCAGCAGAGCGCGAGCGACCGCAATGACGCTCGAGCAGATCTCGTACTCCGCGTGCCGAGCGCCAAGGTCAGCTCGACGATCGACTCGCTGAAGAAGCTCGCGACCGTCGAATCGGTCTCGATCTCGGCGACGGATGTCACGTCCCAGGTGCAAGACGTCGACGCTCGCATCACTGCTCTGCAAACCTCGGTGAGCCGCCTGCTCGACCTGATGTCGAAGGCGACCAACACGACCGACCTCATCGCCCTGGAATCGACGCTCTCGTCGCGCCAGGCAGACCTCGACAGTCTCGTCGCCCAAAAGGCTGCGATCACAGACCAGGTGCAGTATTCCTCGTTGACAGTCGGCATCAGCAGCACGCAAGCGGCCGCGACGGTGGCACCGTCGGACTTCTGGAGCGGGCTCGGCATCGGGTGGACATCCGTTGTCGCAGCCCTCTCGGGAGCGCTCGTCGCTCTCGGTGTTGCACTGCCGTGGCTGGTCATCGTGGCTGTGATCGCGCTGATCGTGATAGTGATCGCGCGCTTCGCCGGCCGCAAGGCGCGGCATGAGAACCCTTCGACCGGAGCGTGA
- a CDS encoding DUF3375 domain-containing protein, with product MAASSLARTLELERLQEESITWRLLQKDNAPLIAGTLGHHFGADQRRLPAEELYELLDADLDELRDFGSVLPKSAQGYCADWRNAGFLVRRAAENIRGETLELSAGALAAIRTLDELSTPRQSATESRLASIASQLRQLAIDTDPDVSRRLEQLYEQRDRIDAQIERIHADDNPVLETPRAAERVRDILAQASEIPADFARVRAEFEELNQLLRQRIVESDHAQRIVLDEVFSGVDHIAESDEGRTFTAFNALVMDPALGAEFDANVDQLLERDFVNVLSVEQRRFLRRFQSTLKSDSGEIHNVVATFARGLRRYVQSQEFQQDRVLRQELQVALGLGLEAASSTKPYSSTDVSLSLSSVEIRSVGAVQLHNPADFDADEVIVTNVNTIVDLAALRALARDTEIDFAELISNTNAVLADSPTATVAHVLKRFPATQGVASVVGLIALAESQGTRLEKEELVRWINRNGQSRHALIPAHVFAGRVV from the coding sequence ATGGCGGCCAGCTCACTCGCTCGCACTCTCGAACTCGAACGCCTCCAAGAGGAGAGCATCACGTGGCGGCTGCTGCAAAAAGACAACGCCCCGCTCATTGCAGGCACGCTCGGCCACCACTTCGGTGCTGACCAGCGTCGCCTTCCCGCCGAAGAGTTGTATGAGCTTCTCGATGCCGACCTCGATGAGCTACGGGATTTCGGATCTGTTCTGCCGAAGTCTGCTCAGGGCTACTGTGCGGACTGGCGAAACGCAGGATTTCTGGTACGGCGTGCGGCAGAAAATATTCGCGGTGAAACACTCGAACTTTCCGCGGGTGCGCTTGCGGCGATACGCACCCTCGATGAACTGAGCACACCGCGTCAATCGGCGACCGAATCGCGACTGGCCAGTATTGCGTCTCAACTCCGGCAGCTTGCAATCGACACCGATCCCGATGTCAGCCGCCGACTCGAGCAATTGTATGAACAGAGAGATCGCATCGACGCTCAGATCGAACGTATCCACGCCGACGACAATCCGGTTCTTGAAACGCCTCGGGCAGCCGAACGTGTGCGCGATATCCTTGCGCAGGCCAGCGAAATTCCGGCAGACTTCGCTCGCGTTCGGGCAGAATTCGAGGAACTCAACCAGCTCCTTCGTCAGCGGATAGTCGAGTCCGACCACGCCCAGCGCATCGTTCTCGACGAGGTGTTCAGCGGTGTCGACCACATTGCCGAAAGTGACGAAGGCAGAACCTTTACCGCCTTCAACGCTTTAGTGATGGATCCGGCCCTCGGCGCCGAGTTCGACGCCAACGTCGATCAGCTGCTCGAGCGTGACTTCGTGAACGTGCTCAGTGTCGAGCAGCGGCGTTTTCTGCGCCGTTTTCAAAGCACGCTCAAGTCTGACAGCGGTGAGATCCACAATGTCGTCGCAACCTTTGCACGCGGGCTGCGGCGCTATGTGCAATCGCAAGAATTCCAACAAGACCGTGTGCTGCGGCAGGAGCTCCAAGTGGCACTCGGGTTGGGCCTCGAGGCAGCCAGCTCGACGAAGCCGTATTCGTCAACAGATGTATCACTCTCCTTGTCAAGTGTCGAGATTCGCAGTGTGGGCGCTGTTCAGCTTCACAATCCCGCTGACTTCGATGCCGATGAAGTGATTGTCACCAATGTGAATACCATCGTCGACTTAGCCGCACTGCGGGCGCTCGCCAGAGACACGGAGATCGACTTCGCCGAGCTCATCTCGAACACGAATGCCGTGTTGGCCGATTCGCCCACCGCGACAGTAGCCCACGTGCTGAAGAGGTTTCCTGCGACACAGGGCGTCGCAAGTGTCGTCGGTCTGATCGCCCTTGCGGAATCGCAAGGCACGCGACTAGAGAAAGAGGAACTTGTGCGCTGGATCAACCGCAACGGGCAGAGCCGCCACGCTCTCATACCGGCACACGTCTTCGCAGGAAGAGTCGTCTGA
- a CDS encoding ATP-binding protein — protein sequence MTITTDAPQATEPTPLIHPGQWRLARVELFNWGTFDGHYRIDVARQGHLFTGASGSGKSSLLDAIAVVITPGRLLRFNAAAQDSASRNDDRTTVSYVRGAWSKESDTEHERAVSSFLRNGARWSGVLLRFDDGRGEIVTLVRLFSIRAGSADKADLKDLAFVGRHDVDLPDFAPFVSGGLEAKRVKSRWPEAVVTTNGSHKAYFVRLTKLLGISGENALYLLHKTQSAKNLGSLDQLFRGFMLDTPQTFDRERSAREQFTDLNQAHRLVVDARKQAAELAELEPIIDAYESGVEGEARAEHLSQLVQPFQDRFTLKFVNDDYSDTVARSARAEADAAATASAAREAFDQWQVAQRAASELGGADADRAQERVTEAREAAARTESAYNRLVAELQSVQLNPPTSASEFAELRETTRRQNSEAAPAAALHKHDDQKSYFEAKRDLDRITGELNELQTRRSNLPAGLLVVRRQLTKDLGLTETALPFVGELIDVRPEYAVWAGAIERVLRPFATTLVIRDDLLRDVRRWVESRNIGTRLTFESVPTLAETPRRPRSARSLLHRIRVSDSPFHDWLTTRLWHEFDFDCVDSPDRLDEVERGVTVAGQVKKSARRYEKNDRDSIDDRTKWILGGNNDAKVDALLERRRSVESQLFIFDARLKEAQATRDQLTKRRTVLESVSNREWDEVDRRAAAVLLKSRTDALAALTVTNPALEDAVAREAATHAEWDAAQVAERAAAIEVGRLSNLLLELKTERTRLSDRLVGTELSETDSAALEARFRSFQRKFDRVSIAEVGTKVSTSLVREVKACADSAAAARSRFESLVHDFRNNWQAASGDLTSSIGDRAGYRALREQIETRGLPSHEQNFLRLLRERSRDSIAYLLSDIRDAPKLVKERIDPVNDSLRRSLFDRDRYLRIRVREQRTPEVVNFISDLKKIVEGNWSDGDLAGAEERFAVLEGLMARLGSSDYADARWKQACLDTREHVTFQAEEIDAAERVTNVHDSSAGLSGGQRQKLVIFCLAAALRYQLAPDEVSIPRFGTVILDEAFDKADSTYTRMAMDVFVEFGFHMILATPQKLLTTIEPYVGAVTSISNETRRKSTIANVVFGTGEPQA from the coding sequence GTGACGATCACCACCGACGCCCCTCAGGCGACTGAGCCCACACCTCTGATTCATCCCGGACAATGGCGCCTCGCCCGCGTCGAACTATTCAACTGGGGCACCTTCGACGGCCACTACCGAATTGACGTGGCACGGCAGGGACATCTCTTCACGGGCGCTTCCGGCTCTGGCAAATCCTCTCTGCTTGATGCCATCGCGGTAGTGATCACGCCGGGTCGATTGCTCCGCTTCAACGCCGCGGCCCAGGATTCGGCATCTCGCAACGACGACCGAACGACGGTGAGTTACGTTCGAGGCGCTTGGAGCAAGGAATCCGACACCGAGCACGAGCGTGCGGTCAGCTCATTCCTGCGCAACGGCGCACGGTGGAGTGGAGTGCTGTTGCGATTCGACGACGGGCGCGGCGAGATTGTCACCCTCGTGCGGTTGTTCAGCATCCGGGCCGGCAGCGCCGACAAAGCAGACCTCAAAGACCTCGCTTTCGTCGGTCGTCACGATGTCGACCTGCCTGATTTTGCTCCATTCGTTTCGGGCGGACTCGAGGCCAAACGGGTCAAGTCGCGCTGGCCGGAAGCCGTAGTGACTACCAACGGTTCGCACAAGGCGTACTTCGTGCGACTCACGAAACTCCTCGGTATCAGCGGCGAGAATGCGCTCTACCTCTTGCACAAGACCCAATCCGCCAAGAATCTCGGCAGTCTCGATCAACTCTTTCGCGGGTTCATGCTCGACACACCGCAGACGTTCGACCGCGAACGCAGCGCTCGCGAGCAGTTCACCGACCTCAATCAGGCTCATCGGTTGGTGGTGGATGCCCGCAAGCAAGCTGCTGAACTGGCTGAGCTCGAACCGATCATCGACGCCTACGAGTCAGGTGTCGAGGGTGAAGCTCGAGCAGAGCATCTGAGCCAGTTGGTGCAGCCGTTCCAAGACCGTTTCACACTCAAGTTCGTGAATGATGACTACTCCGACACGGTTGCCCGCTCCGCTCGGGCAGAGGCCGACGCGGCAGCCACTGCCTCGGCGGCACGGGAAGCCTTTGACCAGTGGCAGGTCGCCCAGCGCGCGGCGAGCGAACTCGGCGGCGCAGACGCCGACCGGGCCCAGGAGCGCGTCACCGAGGCGCGCGAAGCTGCCGCCCGAACCGAGTCTGCGTACAACAGACTTGTCGCCGAGTTGCAGAGCGTGCAGCTGAACCCACCCACCTCGGCGAGCGAGTTCGCTGAGCTTCGCGAAACGACCAGACGTCAGAACTCCGAAGCGGCCCCAGCTGCCGCCCTCCATAAGCACGACGATCAGAAATCGTATTTCGAAGCGAAACGTGATCTCGACCGCATCACTGGCGAGCTGAACGAACTTCAGACACGTAGGAGCAACCTCCCAGCGGGCCTGCTTGTCGTGCGAAGGCAACTCACGAAAGACCTCGGTCTGACAGAAACAGCCCTTCCATTCGTGGGCGAGCTGATCGATGTGCGACCGGAGTATGCAGTATGGGCCGGCGCGATCGAACGGGTGCTGCGTCCATTTGCCACGACGCTCGTCATTCGTGATGACCTCCTGCGCGACGTGAGGCGCTGGGTCGAAAGTCGCAACATCGGCACACGCCTGACTTTCGAGTCAGTACCCACTCTCGCCGAGACCCCTCGTCGGCCCCGTTCAGCACGATCGCTGCTGCACCGCATTCGCGTGTCGGATTCGCCGTTTCACGACTGGCTCACCACGCGGCTGTGGCACGAGTTCGACTTTGACTGCGTCGATAGTCCTGATCGACTAGACGAAGTCGAACGCGGAGTCACTGTCGCCGGCCAGGTCAAGAAATCGGCTAGACGATACGAAAAAAACGACCGCGACAGCATTGACGATCGAACGAAGTGGATTCTCGGTGGCAACAATGACGCCAAAGTGGATGCTCTGCTCGAGCGCCGCCGTTCCGTCGAGTCACAGCTGTTCATCTTCGACGCCAGGCTCAAAGAAGCTCAAGCCACACGAGATCAACTGACCAAGCGTCGCACGGTGCTCGAGAGCGTTTCGAACCGTGAATGGGACGAGGTCGACCGTCGTGCCGCAGCCGTTCTGCTGAAGAGTCGCACAGACGCGCTGGCAGCTTTGACCGTGACCAATCCCGCCCTCGAAGATGCCGTAGCTCGCGAAGCTGCGACGCATGCCGAATGGGACGCAGCGCAGGTTGCCGAACGAGCGGCCGCGATAGAAGTGGGCCGCCTCTCGAACCTGCTGTTGGAGCTGAAAACGGAACGAACACGCCTCTCCGACAGACTCGTGGGAACCGAGCTTAGCGAGACGGACTCGGCCGCCTTGGAGGCGCGCTTCCGGTCGTTCCAGCGCAAGTTCGACCGGGTATCGATCGCCGAGGTCGGCACGAAGGTATCCACCTCGCTCGTGCGAGAAGTCAAGGCGTGCGCCGATTCGGCGGCAGCAGCGCGCTCAAGGTTTGAATCGCTCGTGCACGACTTTCGAAACAATTGGCAAGCAGCATCCGGAGACCTCACCAGCTCGATCGGCGATCGAGCGGGCTACCGCGCCCTACGAGAACAAATCGAGACGCGCGGATTACCGAGCCATGAGCAGAACTTCTTGCGCCTGTTACGGGAGCGCTCGCGCGACTCGATCGCCTACTTGCTCTCTGATATCCGCGACGCACCGAAGCTGGTGAAAGAGCGCATCGACCCGGTGAACGACTCGCTGCGACGCTCGCTCTTCGACCGGGATCGGTACCTGCGAATCCGGGTGCGTGAGCAACGAACCCCCGAAGTCGTGAACTTCATCTCTGACCTCAAGAAGATCGTCGAAGGCAACTGGTCTGATGGCGATCTCGCCGGCGCCGAAGAGCGGTTCGCCGTTCTCGAAGGTCTTATGGCGCGTCTCGGGTCAAGCGACTACGCGGATGCACGGTGGAAGCAAGCCTGCCTCGATACCCGCGAACACGTCACCTTTCAAGCCGAAGAGATCGATGCCGCCGAACGAGTCACGAACGTGCATGACTCCAGCGCCGGTCTCTCGGGTGGCCAGCGTCAGAAGCTCGTGATCTTTTGCCTCGCTGCGGCGCTGCGGTACCAACTCGCGCCCGATGAGGTGAGCATCCCCCGATTCGGCACCGTCATTCTTGACGAAGCATTTGACAAGGCAGACTCGACTTACACTCGCATGGCCATGGACGTTTTCGTCGAGTTCGGGTTCCACATGATTCTCGCTACCCCGCAGAAGCTGCTGACGACCATCGAGCCGTACGTCGGTGCAGTCACCTCGATCTCGAACGAGACCAGGCGCAAGTCGACTATCGCCAACGTCGTGTTCGGCACAGGCGAGCCACAGGCATGA
- a CDS encoding mycofactocin-coupled SDR family oxidoreductase, with translation MGRVEGKVAFVSGAARGQGRSHALRLAQEGADIIAIDIEGQIDSVPYGMSTPEDMAETVRQIEALDRRIIATKADVRDFDAVKTAVDDGVAQLGRLDIVSANAGIFSFGESDVLDEQHWQDMLDVNLTGAWHVAKATIPHLKAAGGGAMILTSSDAGLKGMANIPHYVSAKHGVVGLMRTLALELAPHYIRVNTLNPTTVNTDMIKNAATYALFAPDLPTAEQTLENIEPRFTAMNALPIPWVEPVDISNALLFLASDEARYVTGVALPVDAGWLLK, from the coding sequence ATGGGGCGCGTAGAAGGCAAAGTTGCATTCGTCTCAGGCGCTGCTCGCGGACAAGGCCGTAGCCACGCGCTTCGGCTCGCCCAAGAGGGCGCCGACATCATCGCTATCGACATCGAAGGGCAGATCGACTCCGTGCCGTACGGGATGTCGACACCCGAAGACATGGCCGAAACCGTGCGCCAGATCGAAGCCCTCGACCGGCGCATCATTGCGACAAAAGCGGATGTTCGTGATTTCGACGCCGTCAAGACGGCTGTTGACGACGGCGTAGCCCAGCTCGGACGCCTCGACATCGTCTCGGCCAACGCCGGCATCTTCAGCTTCGGCGAGAGCGATGTGCTCGACGAGCAGCACTGGCAAGACATGCTCGATGTCAATCTCACCGGAGCCTGGCACGTGGCCAAAGCCACGATTCCGCACCTGAAGGCCGCGGGCGGCGGGGCGATGATTCTCACGAGCTCAGACGCCGGCCTGAAGGGCATGGCGAACATCCCGCACTATGTGTCGGCGAAGCACGGTGTGGTCGGGCTCATGCGCACTCTGGCGCTCGAACTCGCGCCGCACTACATCAGGGTGAACACGCTGAACCCCACGACGGTCAACACCGACATGATCAAGAACGCGGCGACCTACGCCCTGTTCGCGCCCGATCTGCCGACCGCCGAGCAGACGCTCGAGAACATCGAACCCCGTTTCACGGCCATGAACGCGCTGCCCATTCCGTGGGTCGAGCCGGTCGACATCTCGAACGCACTGCTGTTTCTCGCCTCAGACGAGGCCCGGTATGTCACGGGCGTCGCGCTGCCGGTCGATGCGGGCTGGCTCCTGAAGTAG
- a CDS encoding DUF4253 domain-containing protein, which produces MKEQAYEPPPLTFAQPGEGWGQLAARYPQTGLWPVFFDERCDRDRPWGVHSHWGEEAPRSAAKTIREQFCLERQEWDIQEDDYCFECGVVRDRSGELCIGDEAQDLSILNDIDAYTPGAFAGGAFTGGSLRRDPLATDVCPALVEVKHPADCLAELGWTGAMNAGMLGADARVVLESWQRRFGAYVYSASDSRLSLMVTRPPTDIVQARLVAREHFHFCRYDSQFHGFGGIGPYVAELVGSNFWSFWWD; this is translated from the coding sequence ATGAAAGAACAAGCATATGAACCACCGCCACTGACGTTCGCGCAACCCGGAGAGGGATGGGGCCAACTCGCTGCGCGCTACCCGCAGACCGGACTTTGGCCTGTGTTTTTTGACGAGAGGTGTGATCGTGATCGTCCGTGGGGCGTGCATTCTCACTGGGGTGAAGAGGCGCCTCGGTCGGCAGCCAAAACGATCCGCGAGCAGTTCTGTCTCGAGCGTCAGGAGTGGGACATTCAGGAAGACGATTACTGTTTCGAGTGCGGCGTGGTTCGAGACCGGTCGGGTGAACTGTGCATTGGAGATGAAGCTCAGGATCTGAGCATTCTGAACGACATCGATGCTTACACGCCTGGTGCATTTGCAGGCGGTGCGTTCACGGGCGGTTCGCTCAGGCGGGATCCTTTGGCAACCGATGTGTGCCCGGCCTTGGTCGAGGTAAAGCATCCTGCCGACTGCCTGGCAGAACTCGGGTGGACCGGAGCAATGAACGCGGGGATGCTCGGGGCTGACGCGCGAGTAGTACTCGAGTCATGGCAGAGGCGCTTCGGCGCCTATGTGTACTCGGCTTCAGACAGTCGCCTTTCGCTCATGGTGACCCGTCCACCTACCGACATCGTGCAGGCACGATTGGTTGCCCGCGAGCATTTTCATTTCTGCAGGTACGACTCTCAGTTCCACGGGTTCGGTGGCATTGGACCCTATGTCGCCGAGCTCGTCGGCAGCAACTTCTGGAGCTTCTGGTGGGATTGA
- a CDS encoding type II toxin-antitoxin system Phd/YefM family antitoxin: MTETVNVQDAKTRLSELLARVERGEEFILARNGRPIATLRALDPLPRRQLGFAPGPALPESFWDPLTDDELDEWGT; encoded by the coding sequence ATGACCGAGACCGTAAATGTGCAGGATGCCAAAACTCGGCTCTCCGAGCTCTTGGCGCGGGTCGAGCGTGGCGAAGAGTTCATCCTGGCGCGGAATGGTCGCCCGATTGCGACGCTGAGGGCGCTCGACCCTCTGCCGCGACGCCAACTCGGCTTTGCTCCAGGGCCTGCGTTACCTGAGTCGTTCTGGGATCCGTTGACAGACGACGAGTTAGACGAGTGGGGCACGTGA
- a CDS encoding mycofactocin-coupled SDR family oxidoreductase — protein sequence MGRLDGKVAFITGAARGQGRSHALRMAQEGADIIAIDIEDQMGTVPYDMATPADMHETVRLVEALDRRIIATKADVRDFDAVKAALDDGVAQLGKLDIVSANAGIFSFGTMEELTDLEWDELQDVNLKGVWHTAKAAIPHLRANKGGSMILTSSSAGVKAVPNIGHYVAAKHGVIGLMKTLALELAPDMIRVNTVNPTSVNTDMIQNAATAALFAPDLPVEERTREVLGERFKTMNAIPIPWVEPVDISNAVLFLASDEARYITGVVFPVDAGQLVK from the coding sequence ATGGGAAGACTGGATGGCAAAGTCGCCTTCATCACCGGGGCCGCACGTGGGCAAGGGCGCAGTCACGCGTTGAGAATGGCGCAAGAAGGCGCAGACATCATCGCGATCGATATCGAAGACCAAATGGGCACGGTGCCATACGACATGGCCACACCCGCCGACATGCACGAGACCGTGCGCCTGGTCGAAGCCCTCGACCGGCGCATCATCGCCACGAAAGCAGACGTGCGCGATTTCGACGCCGTCAAGGCGGCACTGGATGATGGAGTAGCCCAGCTCGGCAAGCTCGACATCGTCTCCGCCAACGCCGGCATCTTCAGCTTCGGCACCATGGAGGAGCTGACAGACCTCGAATGGGATGAACTGCAAGACGTCAACCTCAAGGGCGTCTGGCACACCGCAAAGGCGGCGATTCCGCACCTTCGCGCGAACAAGGGCGGATCGATGATCCTCACCAGCTCCTCTGCGGGCGTCAAAGCTGTGCCGAACATCGGGCACTACGTCGCGGCAAAACACGGTGTCATCGGGCTCATGAAGACCCTGGCCCTCGAGCTCGCGCCCGACATGATCCGCGTCAATACGGTGAACCCGACAAGCGTCAATACCGACATGATCCAGAACGCCGCGACCGCCGCCCTGTTCGCCCCCGACCTGCCGGTCGAAGAGCGCACTCGCGAAGTGCTCGGTGAGCGGTTCAAGACGATGAACGCGATTCCGATCCCCTGGGTCGAGCCGGTCGACATCTCGAACGCCGTGCTGTTTCTCGCCAGTGACGAAGCGCGCTACATCACGGGCGTGGTCTTCCCCGTCGACGCCGGTCAGCTGGTGAAGTGA